From Streptomyces sp. 6-11-2, one genomic window encodes:
- a CDS encoding FtsX-like permease family protein: MRTDLRLAWLLVRGSDRREWWRIALTAVGAMCATGLGLAAAVLATVRGQYRLSFGNGLLDQPGERSGVIVSLLLLLVPVLGFLGQCARIGAVHRDRRTAVLRLAGAEPGRVRRIAALETGLACLLGSTLATAGAAAALVAVWERPTASAWAGMTLVAVVVPALGMAAGVLALRRVVASPLGWVRRSPTRSGRGPALLFVGGLLVVGVVALGAVAGTTAGSRHSSRGPVIVMAAVLAVGAGAVWLTGALSRLTGRLLAARTGSPAVLIAAERLRDDPWAAARTHAAVLLVTVVGTGFMGVRQALLAGLGTADDTHGFAEDASFYTTGLNLTAAAIALALAIVLTALAVGTAESVATRRRALAAQVAAGVPIRVLARALLLETALPLAPAVLVAGIGGLAIGICYGAFTTGTVPYTSLLVPAGVYATCLLATAASLSLLHRSVRPAELRYA, from the coding sequence GTGAGGACCGATCTGCGGCTGGCCTGGCTGCTCGTGCGGGGTTCGGACCGGCGGGAGTGGTGGCGGATCGCGCTGACGGCGGTGGGCGCGATGTGCGCGACGGGGCTGGGCCTGGCGGCCGCCGTCCTGGCCACGGTACGCGGGCAGTACCGCCTGTCCTTCGGCAACGGCCTGCTCGACCAGCCCGGCGAGCGCTCCGGAGTGATCGTCTCCCTGCTGCTCCTGCTGGTGCCCGTCCTCGGCTTCCTCGGGCAGTGCGCCCGGATCGGCGCGGTCCACCGCGACCGGCGGACGGCCGTGCTGCGGCTGGCGGGCGCGGAGCCGGGCCGGGTGCGGCGGATCGCCGCGCTGGAGACCGGGCTCGCCTGTCTGCTGGGCTCGACGCTCGCCACGGCCGGGGCGGCGGCGGCGCTGGTGGCCGTGTGGGAGCGGCCGACCGCGTCGGCCTGGGCCGGGATGACGCTGGTGGCGGTCGTGGTACCGGCGCTGGGCATGGCGGCCGGGGTGCTGGCGCTGCGCCGCGTGGTGGCCTCACCACTGGGGTGGGTGCGGCGGAGCCCTACGCGCTCGGGGCGTGGCCCGGCGCTGCTGTTCGTGGGCGGACTGCTGGTCGTGGGCGTGGTGGCGCTGGGGGCGGTGGCCGGTACGACCGCCGGCTCCCGGCATTCGTCGAGGGGCCCGGTCATCGTCATGGCGGCGGTCCTGGCCGTCGGCGCGGGCGCGGTGTGGCTCACGGGCGCCCTGTCCCGGCTGACCGGCCGGCTGCTCGCGGCCCGGACCGGCTCCCCGGCGGTGCTGATCGCGGCGGAACGGCTGCGGGACGACCCGTGGGCGGCGGCCCGCACCCATGCGGCGGTGCTGCTGGTGACGGTGGTCGGGACCGGGTTCATGGGGGTGCGGCAGGCGCTGCTCGCGGGGCTGGGGACCGCGGACGACACGCACGGTTTCGCCGAGGACGCCTCCTTCTACACGACGGGGCTGAACCTCACGGCCGCAGCCATCGCCCTCGCCCTCGCGATCGTCCTCACGGCGCTCGCCGTCGGTACCGCCGAGTCCGTCGCCACCCGGCGCCGGGCCCTGGCCGCGCAGGTGGCCGCCGGAGTACCCATCCGGGTGCTCGCCCGGGCCCTCCTGCTGGAAACCGCCCTGCCCCTGGCCCCGGCCGTACTCGTGGCGGGCATCGGCGGCCTGGCGATCGGCATCTGCTACGGAGCCTTCACCACCGGGACCGTGCCCTACACGTCACTCCTGGTCCCCGCCGGCGTGTACGCCACCTGCCTGCTGGCCACGGCCGCGTCCCTGTCCCTGCTCCACCGCTCGGTCCGCCCGGCGGAGCTGCGGTACGCGTGA